One part of the Sporomusaceae bacterium genome encodes these proteins:
- a CDS encoding DUF2157 domain-containing protein yields the protein MKTTIGREDMAEAVDRGILTQEQADALWQMALAKGEGAERSEESSTLSQFLYYLGALIVIGAMGWFMNSAWEIFGGAGLFSIAAAYAAAFIIAARHFRDKSAVLSGLLIVMAVCMTPLGVYGLQKWLGLWPKGYPGVYRDFHMWVKSGWVTMEVATLAAGLIGMRFARIPFAMAPVAFTLWYMSMDLTPILFGPDRYWTYHKYVSMGFGMAMTAAAFVIDRRREVDYAKWLYIFGAMAFWGGLSMLNSKSELNRAIYCAINVAMMFCGVLLERKVFLVLGGIGTFGYIGHLAWTVFRDSLFFPFALTLVGLAVVYAGWLYHRRQAELDRLVRAVTPGWIIRLLPQNRKY from the coding sequence ATGAAAACTACAATCGGGCGCGAGGATATGGCGGAAGCCGTTGATAGAGGAATATTGACCCAGGAGCAGGCGGATGCGCTCTGGCAGATGGCGCTGGCGAAAGGCGAGGGCGCGGAGCGGTCGGAGGAGAGTTCGACTTTGAGCCAGTTCCTTTATTATCTGGGGGCGCTGATCGTGATCGGCGCGATGGGCTGGTTTATGAATTCGGCCTGGGAGATATTCGGCGGGGCGGGGCTTTTCTCGATCGCCGCCGCCTACGCGGCTGCGTTTATTATCGCCGCCCGCCATTTCCGGGATAAGTCGGCGGTGCTGAGCGGGCTGCTGATCGTTATGGCGGTCTGTATGACGCCGCTGGGCGTGTACGGGCTGCAGAAGTGGCTGGGGCTATGGCCGAAAGGCTACCCCGGCGTTTACCGGGATTTTCATATGTGGGTTAAGAGCGGCTGGGTTACGATGGAGGTGGCGACACTGGCCGCCGGCCTCATCGGCATGAGGTTCGCCAGGATACCGTTCGCGATGGCGCCGGTGGCGTTCACGCTCTGGTATATGTCGATGGACTTGACGCCGATCCTGTTCGGGCCGGACCGTTACTGGACCTATCACAAGTATGTGTCGATGGGTTTCGGGATGGCCATGACCGCCGCAGCTTTCGTTATCGACCGCCGCCGGGAGGTGGATTACGCCAAGTGGCTGTATATCTTCGGGGCGATGGCTTTTTGGGGCGGCCTGTCGATGCTGAACAGCAAGTCGGAGCTGAACAGGGCGATATATTGCGCCATCAACGTGGCCATGATGTTCTGCGGGGTGCTGCTGGAGCGGAAAGTTTTCCTGGTGCTGGGCGGGATTGGCACTTTCGGCTATATCGGGCATCTCGCGTGGACGGTGTTCCGCGATTCGCTGTTTTTCCCGTTCGCGCTTACACTGGTGGGGCTGGCGGTGGTTTATGCGGGCTGGCTCTATCATCGCAGGCAGGCGGAGCTGGACCGGCTGGTGCGGGCGGTGACGCCTGGCTGGATAATCAGGCTGCTGCCGCAGAACAGGAAGTATTAA
- a CDS encoding spore germination protein GerW family protein — MAGTGITDSMQVLFDHLEKMLQAKTVFGDPITVGEVTLIPVVDIAFGAGSGGGSCPDKGAHGEGGGGAAGAKISASAVIVVREGQVQVMKLKNAAPLDRLIELVPEVLEGLKKKKPAAEKAAEE; from the coding sequence ATGGCAGGTACAGGCATAACCGATTCGATGCAGGTGTTGTTCGACCATCTCGAGAAGATGCTGCAGGCCAAGACGGTGTTCGGCGACCCGATCACGGTCGGCGAGGTTACGCTGATCCCGGTGGTCGACATCGCTTTCGGGGCCGGTTCGGGCGGCGGATCGTGCCCGGACAAGGGCGCACACGGCGAGGGCGGCGGCGGGGCTGCCGGGGCGAAGATCTCCGCTTCCGCGGTCATCGTGGTGCGCGAGGGCCAGGTGCAGGTGATGAAGCTGAAGAACGCCGCGCCGCTGGACAGGTTGATCGAGCTGGTGCCGGAGGTGCTGGAGGGATTGAAGAAGAAAAAGCCGGCGGCGGAGAAGGCCGCGGAGGAGTAA